ACCCGCGGCAAGGTCACCGAAATACGCCGCCATGGCGTAAGCGAGCTTTCCCCCGAAGACCCATTCGCCCTGCTAAGGCGCTACTTGGGACCCATGGAGGAAAGCCATTGCGCCTTGCCTTTCACCGGCGGAGCGCTTGGATATTTCGGATACGATCTGGCGCGCCGACTGGAGACGCTGCCGGCGCTTGCCGACGACGCGGATAGACTGCCGGAAATGGCTGTCGGCATTTATGACTGGGCGCTGGTGGTGGATCATCACTCGCGCCGCAGCTACCTGGCAAGCGGGGAACGCGAGCCGGAAACGCGCGAAAAATGGAATGAATTGGTGGCTTGTTTCAGTCAACCCGCGCAAGAGCGATTTCGGGCACCGTTTCGCATAACCAGCAAAATCGCCTCCAACCTGACCCCGGAGCATTATGCGCGCGCATTTAAGCGTGTTCACGACTACATCCGCGCTGGCGATTGTTACCAAGTGAATCTCGCGCAAAGGTTTTCCGCAACTGCGGTGGGCGACCCGTGGTTGGCTTATCAGGCGCTGCGCATCCTCAATCCGGCACCGTTTTCCGCTTACCTCAACACCCCATATGCGCAGATCCTGAGCACTTCGCCTGAGCGTTTTCTCAAACTCAGGGATCGCCAGGTTGAGACCAAGCCGATCAAGGGCACTCGACCGCGCGCGGGCCACCCGCGTCTGGACGCGGCGCTTGCCGAGGCGCTGCGCGAAAGCGAAAAAGATCGCGCGGAAAACCTGATGATTGTCGATTTGCTAAGAAACGACCTTGGTAAATCATGCGAGATCGGCTCAGTGAAAGTGCCGAAGCTGTTTGAGGTCGAGGGCTTCGCAACGGTCCACCATCTAGTGAGTACTGTAACCGGCAAGCTTGCTCGCGACAAAAGCGCGCTGGATTTATTGCGCGGCTGCTTTCCTGGCGGCTCGATTACCGGCGCACCCAAACTGCGCGCGATGCAGATTATTGAAGAACTCGAGCCGCACCGGCGCGGTGTGTATTGCGGTGCCATTGGCTATGTCGGTTACGATGGCGGCATGGACAGCAGCATCGTCATCCGGACCCTGGTGTATTCCGCCGGCACGATACGCTTCTGGGCTGGCGGCGGAATTGTCGTTGATTCGCGCATGGAAGACGAATACCAGGAGACTTACGACAAAGCAGCAGCCATGATGAGGTTGCTCGAGCACAATTTAATGGCCGATGTGGGTCGTTAAGCTTGGCGGCAGTCTGGCCAATTATCCTGAAGATTTGAAGCGCTGGCTCGAAATGCTCGCTGAAATGGGCCGGGGCCGCGTGGTGATTGTCCCAGGAGGCAGCTTTTTCGCCGATTGGGTGCGCGAAGCTCAGAAAAAATGGGGCTTCGACGATACCGCGGCCCACGCCATGGGGCTGAGGGCCATGGAGCAGTACGGCCTCATGCTTTGCGGTTTGCAAAAAGGTTTCGGTCTTGCCCGCACCGAAACCGAAATTCGCGACCTATTGCGTGACAACCAAGTGCCGGTCTGGCTGCCTGTACAAACCCTCGCTTCCGAAGACGTGGCTCCAAGCTGGGACGTGACCTCGGACAGCCTTGCCGCTTGGCTGGCGCGCCGCCTCAAAGCCGAACGCTTGGTGCTGGTCAAATCCTGTTCATTGCATAAGGGGGAAGCAGACATCGCGGAAATTTCAGCACAAGGCATTGTGGATGCCGCTTTCCCGGGTTTTGTTGATGTCGCGGCTTTCGATGTGCAACTGGTCGGCCGAGAGGATTACGCCTGGGTCTGTTCGCTTTTGGCAACTGCCGGAGCAGGAATCGGCGGTTCGCGTCAGTAACCTAATAAATCTGTATTAGCGAATGCGCAGTTGCGCGGGCAAATTGAGGCCGGCAAAAATAAACCTTCAAATAATTTCTGCAGGAGGAGGAGCCATGCGCGCGCTAATTCACATCAATTACTTGGCTGTATTCGTACCCAAGACTTGGCCCGCCTTTCCCATATGACACTCTGACAGGCGCGCCGGGTGGTCGAAAATATGAATTTTCATTGAAGCGCTCTGGTTATCGGGCAATAACCGTATTTGGGTCTTTCGCCCGGCAGGAAATTGCATGACGCATCGCCGAGAGCCGGGAGGAATCCAAAGACTGGTTTCTTTGGTTTCCCGCACACAGCGCGCCACGAAATCCAAGATAGTCCGGTCCAAGTTCGATTAAATAGGGCACGTCGTCCAGCTGCAGCGAGCCGGCAAGACCCGCCATCAGCCCCAAGGCTTGCGCACGCTGTACGAATTCCCGCAATGCTGCGGCAGCCATCTGGCCGCGAAGACCGCCGTTGACCTTGTTGGCGGTGTCAAGCATGGCACCCGCAAAGCCGGCCTTGGCAAGATCGGCAAGCAGGCCAAAGTCGCAACTGCGGTCGGCAAAAAGCACGGCGATTAGCCGCGTATTTCCTGCAAGAGCGGCGATACAATTCTTGTCGGCATCGAAAAAACCGACTTTAATGAAATCCACCCCGGTGGCGGCCATTCGCGCAGCGGCGTCGCGCAAAATTTGCGGC
The Burkholderiales bacterium DNA segment above includes these coding regions:
- the pabB gene encoding aminodeoxychorismate synthase component I, yielding MPRLTELPYHEDSARLFEAIADQPWAAFLDSGTRFGSQARYDILVAEPYATLVTRGKVTEIRRHGVSELSPEDPFALLRRYLGPMEESHCALPFTGGALGYFGYDLARRLETLPALADDADRLPEMAVGIYDWALVVDHHSRRSYLASGEREPETREKWNELVACFSQPAQERFRAPFRITSKIASNLTPEHYARAFKRVHDYIRAGDCYQVNLAQRFSATAVGDPWLAYQALRILNPAPFSAYLNTPYAQILSTSPERFLKLRDRQVETKPIKGTRPRAGHPRLDAALAEALRESEKDRAENLMIVDLLRNDLGKSCEIGSVKVPKLFEVEGFATVHHLVSTVTGKLARDKSALDLLRGCFPGGSITGAPKLRAMQIIEELEPHRRGVYCGAIGYVGYDGGMDSSIVIRTLVYSAGTIRFWAGGGIVVDSRMEDEYQETYDKAAAMMRLLEHNLMADVGR
- a CDS encoding aspartate kinase; the protein is MWVVKLGGSLANYPEDLKRWLEMLAEMGRGRVVIVPGGSFFADWVREAQKKWGFDDTAAHAMGLRAMEQYGLMLCGLQKGFGLARTETEIRDLLRDNQVPVWLPVQTLASEDVAPSWDVTSDSLAAWLARRLKAERLVLVKSCSLHKGEADIAEISAQGIVDAAFPGFVDVAAFDVQLVGREDYAWVCSLLATAGAGIGGSRQ
- a CDS encoding (5-formylfuran-3-yl)methyl phosphate synthase, whose amino-acid sequence is MTRLLASVRSLTEARLALACGADVVDLKDPEAGMLGALPLATVARAVKMVDRRCTVSATLGNLPMQPQILRDAAARMAATGVDFIKVGFFDADKNCIAALAGNTRLIAVLFADRSCDFGLLADLAKAGFAGAMLDTANKVNGGLRGQMAAAALREFVQRAQALGLMAGLAGSLQLDDVPYLIELGPDYLGFRGALCAGNQRNQSLDSSRLSAMRHAISCRAKDPNTVIAR